From Coffea arabica cultivar ET-39 chromosome 10e, Coffea Arabica ET-39 HiFi, whole genome shotgun sequence, one genomic window encodes:
- the LOC140004391 gene encoding uncharacterized protein has protein sequence MGKPGFARKRGLKRVNSSKPFKKFKNLKLNPGAEKLVPKQPLENDSEDWSNENSEAELETKEEEEVEEDTVFNRKPTMYDNLLKRLGSSSQLIANAIKQRILKFAKLMPTMVIL, from the exons ATGGGAAAACCAGGATTTGcaagaaaaagag GATTGAAGAGAGTGAATAGTTCAAAGCCATTTAAGAAGTTCAAAAATCTGAAGCTAAATCCTGGAGCAGAAAAACTTGTACCTAAGCAACCTCTAGAAAATGACTCAG AGGATTGGTCTAATGAAAATTCTGAGGCTGAATTAGAaaccaaagaagaagaagaagtagaaGAGGATACTGTTTTTAACAGAAAGCCAACAATGTATGACAATTTATTGAAGAGGTTGGGATCAAGTAGTCAATTAATTGCAAATGCGATTAAACAAAG GATATTGAAGTTTGCCAAACTTATGCCAACAATGGTGATTCTATAA